One Kribbella sp. NBC_00662 genomic region harbors:
- a CDS encoding helix-turn-helix transcriptional regulator, translated as MLETSQRLLSLLALLQTRPAWTGSELAERLEVTTRTIRNDIDRLRELGYPVDATRGPSGHYQLGIGAKLPPLLLDDEEAVAVAVGLRTGAGVMGMAESSTRALTKLEQVLPHRLQRQVNAIHRAMEKGPDNTGSNVADPEIDPAVLATVAACIRDEHYLRFEYAVAPGSPARGAGSGVVQDLPILVEPYRLVSWQRYWYLVARDEQSVWRTYRVDWMSLRMATGRRYQARPMPGDDYTDFVLRDVATTGWKVHARITVDAPAQEVLSRIHAAVGIVESIDDHTCVLVTGADSLEIVAVYIGMLGLDFHVDGPPELLTHLRTIGNRYLNALP; from the coding sequence TTGCTCGAGACTTCGCAGCGCCTGCTCAGTCTGCTCGCCCTGCTGCAGACCCGGCCGGCCTGGACCGGCAGCGAGCTGGCCGAGCGGCTCGAGGTGACGACGCGGACGATCCGCAACGACATCGATCGGCTCCGCGAGCTCGGGTACCCGGTCGACGCGACCCGCGGCCCGTCCGGCCACTACCAGCTCGGCATCGGCGCGAAGCTGCCGCCGCTGCTCCTCGACGACGAGGAGGCGGTCGCCGTCGCGGTCGGCCTGCGGACCGGCGCCGGGGTGATGGGGATGGCCGAGAGCAGCACGCGCGCGCTGACGAAGCTCGAGCAGGTCCTCCCGCACCGCCTCCAGCGTCAGGTCAACGCGATCCACCGAGCGATGGAGAAGGGCCCCGACAACACCGGCTCGAACGTGGCGGATCCCGAGATCGATCCCGCCGTACTCGCGACGGTCGCCGCCTGCATCCGCGACGAGCACTACCTCCGCTTCGAGTACGCCGTCGCACCCGGCAGCCCGGCCCGCGGCGCGGGATCCGGCGTCGTCCAGGACCTGCCGATCCTGGTCGAGCCCTATCGCCTGGTCAGCTGGCAGCGCTACTGGTACCTCGTCGCGCGGGACGAGCAGTCGGTCTGGCGGACCTACCGCGTCGACTGGATGTCGTTGCGGATGGCAACAGGTCGCCGCTACCAGGCCCGCCCGATGCCGGGTGACGACTACACCGACTTCGTACTGCGCGACGTCGCGACCACCGGTTGGAAGGTCCACGCCCGCATCACCGTCGACGCCCCCGCGCAGGAAGTCCTGTCCCGCATCCACGCCGCCGTAGGCATTGTCGAATCCATCGACGACCACACCTGCGTCCTCGTCACCGGCGCCGACTCCCTCGAGATCGTCGCCGTCTACATCGGCATGCTCGGCCTCGACTTCCACGTCGACGGCCCACCCGAACTCCTCACCCACCTCCGAACCATCGGCAACCGCTACCTCAACGCTCTCCCGTAG
- a CDS encoding response regulator, which produces MSIRVVLADDHPVVRAGLAALLTSLPGIEVVGVASTGREAIREVITSRPDVAVLDLQMPDLDGFAATRELARSAPDTAVLVLTMFEDDDSVFAAMRAGARGYLVKGAEQEEIARAIRAVAAGEAIFGPGVARRVLTFFSAPPPAAEPFPELTARERQILDLIAAGLSNPAIADRLDLASKTVANNVSTIFTKLGIADRATAIIQARNAGLGTTGER; this is translated from the coding sequence ATGAGCATCCGTGTGGTGTTGGCAGACGACCATCCCGTGGTCCGAGCCGGCCTGGCAGCGCTCCTCACTTCACTCCCGGGCATCGAGGTGGTCGGCGTCGCCTCGACCGGCCGCGAGGCGATCCGCGAGGTCATCACCAGCCGCCCGGATGTCGCCGTACTCGATCTCCAGATGCCCGACCTGGACGGCTTCGCCGCGACCCGCGAACTGGCACGCTCGGCGCCGGACACCGCCGTACTCGTCCTCACGATGTTCGAAGACGACGACTCGGTCTTCGCCGCCATGCGCGCCGGCGCCCGCGGCTACCTGGTCAAGGGCGCCGAACAAGAAGAAATTGCCCGAGCCATCCGTGCAGTCGCGGCCGGCGAAGCCATCTTCGGCCCCGGCGTCGCCCGCCGCGTCCTCACGTTCTTCTCCGCCCCACCACCCGCCGCCGAACCGTTCCCCGAACTCACGGCCCGCGAACGCCAGATCCTCGACCTGATCGCCGCCGGCCTCTCCAACCCCGCCATCGCCGACCGCCTCGACCTCGCCTCCAAAACCGTCGCCAACAACGTCTCCACCATCTTCACCAAACTAGGCATAGCCGACCGAGCCACCGCCATCATCCAAGCCAGAAACGCCGGCCTGGGCACTACGGGAGAGCGTTGA